A stretch of the Bradyrhizobium arachidis genome encodes the following:
- a CDS encoding cobalt-precorrin-6A reductase, with the protein MRALILGGTRDANLLADEVARAGLDAVYSYGGRTRAPADQKLPTRIGGFGGPNGLANYIREAGITHIVDATHPFAAEMSRNAAAACAETGTPLLALERAPWARTTGDNWIEVADIDAAVAALPETRTRVFLAIGRQHIAPFSAKPQHAYTLRFVDPPEGPLPFDADVIVSRGPFTLEAELDMMRTRGIAWVVARNSGGDGARAKIDAARALGLPVILLSRPKLPERLRVESVGEVMQWLGHRACLGA; encoded by the coding sequence ATGCGCGCCCTCATTCTGGGCGGAACGCGCGATGCCAATCTGCTCGCAGACGAGGTTGCGCGCGCTGGACTCGACGCCGTCTATTCCTACGGCGGGCGCACCCGTGCGCCGGCCGATCAGAAGCTGCCGACCCGCATCGGCGGCTTTGGCGGACCGAACGGCCTCGCCAACTACATCCGCGAGGCCGGCATCACGCATATCGTCGACGCGACGCATCCCTTTGCGGCCGAGATGAGCCGCAATGCGGCGGCGGCTTGCGCAGAGACCGGCACGCCGCTGCTCGCGCTCGAACGTGCGCCATGGGCGAGGACAACCGGAGACAACTGGATCGAGGTCGCCGATATCGACGCCGCGGTTGCGGCGTTGCCGGAAACCAGGACGCGCGTGTTCCTCGCCATCGGACGGCAGCATATCGCGCCGTTCAGCGCGAAGCCGCAGCATGCCTATACGTTGCGGTTCGTCGATCCGCCGGAAGGCCCGTTGCCGTTCGACGCCGATGTCATCGTGTCGCGTGGCCCGTTCACGCTGGAGGCCGAGCTCGACATGATGCGCACGCGCGGCATCGCGTGGGTCGTCGCCCGCAATTCGGGCGGCGACGGCGCGCGCGCCAAGATCGACGCGGCGCGCGCCCTGGGACTGCCTGTCATCCTGCTGTCGCGGCCAAAGCTGCCCGAGCGATTGCGGGTGGAAAGCGTTGGCGAGGTCATGCAATGGCTCGGTCATCGGGCCTGCCTCGGCGCATAG
- the cobJ gene encoding precorrin-3B C(17)-methyltransferase gives MTGTLTIAGLGPGDDAMVTPEVTAALAVATDIVGYGPYVARVQLRDGLTLHPSDNRVELQRASEALRLASEGRHVVVVSSGDPGVFAMASAVFEALEHKPQWQALTIRVLPGVTAMLAAAARAGAPLGHDFCAINLSDNLKPWAVIERRLRLAAEADFAIALYNPRSASRPEGFGRALEILNDAGCGERIAIFARAVSTPDERIETVALRDARPEMADMRTLVIVGNSSTRRVGRFVYAPRQAR, from the coding sequence ATGACGGGCACGCTGACCATCGCGGGACTTGGCCCGGGCGACGACGCCATGGTCACGCCCGAGGTCACCGCGGCGCTCGCGGTCGCGACCGACATCGTCGGCTACGGGCCCTATGTCGCTCGCGTGCAACTGCGCGATGGGCTGACGCTGCACCCTTCCGACAATCGCGTCGAGCTGCAGCGCGCAAGCGAGGCGCTGCGGCTGGCGTCCGAAGGTCGCCACGTCGTCGTGGTGTCCTCGGGCGATCCCGGCGTTTTTGCGATGGCGTCAGCCGTCTTCGAGGCGCTGGAGCATAAGCCGCAATGGCAGGCGCTTACGATCCGCGTGCTGCCCGGCGTGACCGCGATGCTGGCGGCGGCGGCGCGCGCAGGCGCGCCGCTCGGCCATGATTTTTGCGCGATCAATCTCTCCGACAATCTCAAGCCATGGGCTGTGATCGAGAGGCGGCTGCGGCTTGCGGCTGAAGCCGATTTCGCCATCGCGCTATACAATCCGCGCTCGGCGAGCCGGCCCGAGGGATTTGGTCGCGCATTAGAGATCCTGAATGATGCGGGTTGCGGCGAACGGATCGCGATCTTCGCACGCGCAGTCAGCACACCCGATGAGCGGATCGAGACGGTTGCCCTACGTGATGCGAGGCCCGAGATGGCCGACATGCGGACGCTGGTGATCGTCGGCAATTCGTCGACGCGCCGCGTCGGCCGTTTCGTCTATGCGCCGAGGCAGGCCCGATGA